The DNA sequence CAAGAGGCAATGTATTACAGAAATTCGCAGAAACGACCAGTTTCAGGGGACAGTTTTTCTTTGGGATGCAGAAATAATGCTACAATTATAGTCAGAATAGAACCTGCATCGTCAGAGCAGATCGTGGAAAGGGGATTAATAATGATCACAAGCAAGATTGAATCACTCGGCGTGGAGCCTTCCAAGCTGGGGTATGGCTGCATGCGGTTTCCGACCCTGGAGGACCGTTCCATCAATGAAGAAGAGGCACAGAAGCTCCTCGACACCGCGATCGCCGGTGGCGTAACCTATATTGATACGGCCTGGCCCTACCATGAGGAGCGCAGCGAAGAATTTGTCGGTCGTGCCCTGCAAAAGCATGATCGGGATTCCTATTATCTGGCGACCAAACTGCCGGTCTGGAAGGTCGAAAAGAGAGAGGACGTGCGCTATTATCTGGAAGAACAGCTGCGCCGTCTTCGGACCGATCACATTGATTTCTACCTGCTTCACGCTCTGAGTAAGGAACGCTGGCAAAGTGTTCTGCAGCATCAGATGATTGAGGAGCTGGAAGCGCTGAAGGCGGAGGGCAAGATCCGGTTTCTGGGCTTTTCCTTCCATGATGAATTCGATGTCTTTGAAGAGATTATCCGTCACCACGCCTGGGATTTCTGCCAGATCCAGTTCAATTATGTCGATACTGAAATTCAGGCCGGACTGCGCGGTCTGGAGCTGGCGGAGTCCTTAGGAATTCCTGTGATCGTCATGGAACCCGTCAAAGGCGGATCCCTGGCGAAGCTGCCAGCGGCCATGGAAGCTTTTTTCCGGACGCTGCGGCCCAAAGATTCCGTGGCATCCTGGGCGTTCCGCTTTGTCGGCTCCCATCCCAATGTCAAGATCATCCTGTCGGGCATGACCACCATGGAACAGCTGGAGGACAACCTCAATACCTTCCGGACGTTCCAGCCCCTGGATGAAGCCGAAAAAGCAGCGATCGTGAATGTGACTCGTGAATACAAGGCCCGGCTCAACAACCAGTGCACTGCCTGCGGCTACTGCATGCCGTGTCCTTTCGGGCTCAAGATCCCGGCCAATTTCCGCATCTGGAATACCGGCGCGGTCTACGAAGATTTTGAAGGAGCCAAAGCCAGGTATTTCGAACTGTCGGAAGAGGAGCGGGCCTCCCACTGCCAGGCCTGCGGAGCCTGTGAACCACAGTGTCCCCAGGGGATTGAGATTATTGAAGACATGAAGAAAGTGGCAGCTCTGTTTGAGGGAACCCCGCAATAGCAAGTTGCAGCCGGAGTAAGTTATGACCGGAGCAAGTTATAACCGGAGCAAGTAGCTGCGGAAGCAAGCTGCACTCAGACCAATGGATCAGACGTCCAATGAAATATGCTGAAAACAAAGAGAGGAACCTGCATCAGGTCCTCTCTTTGTTGGATATGTGACAGCTTGTCAGGTCGTTAGATGGCGGTCTTTGACCGCAGCAGCAATGGGAGATATCCGGAAGTTCGATGGTGCAAGCCCGACCTGTCTGTTTCGAACTGATCCGGATCAGACTCTCTCCCGATGCAAGGCGATGAAATCGTCCCTCGAAATTTCATAGTCAACCGCACTTCGCCAGGTTCCTGACTGATCTTTCCATGCATTCTCCCGGATCCCAATCTTTCTGGCTTTAATTTTATTCTCATAGACAGTTTGAGCCCGTTTATTCTCAAAATCCGTATCCCATATTATTTTTTCGATCGGGAACCTGGAATTGATCGTTTTATCGCTGAATAGAAAATCGAAAAGCATTAAAATAATTTTTGTTCCATAACCTTGATTTTGATAGTCAGAGACACAGATTTTCCACCCGGGCCAGACGGTTCCGTCATCCTTCACGCGGTAGCTCAGCTCCCCTGCCGGTTTTCCCTGAATCTCAATCAGGCAGAGCTGGCTCAATTTGCCTTCCCATTGCCGAATATTGCAGATGGTATCATCCAGGGATTCTCCCAATCCATTGGGAAAACCTGCATGTGCCATTACTATTCCATCATTCCACCAGCTATTTAACTGAGCGGCATCATCGACAGTTGCACTGCGGATTACAACCTCACCTTGTTCTATTCTCATACTTTTCTCCCTCAGATGATGTTAAAGTTACTCGGAGTAAAGGTTCCTTCCCGGGTCCCGGTCGCAGGATCCGGTGAACTCATCCGTATGGATCAGTCATCTTTTCCGTATGGATCAGTCATCTTTTCCGTATGGATCAGTCATCGAATGCTTATCGATCGAGCCATCCCATTCCGTCGGATCATAATGATTCGACTGGATCTGTTTACGCTCTGGGCAGATACCGGCCTGAAATTTTTCTGTGAATAAAACAGCTCCGGGAATGTCCCGGAGCTGTTTTATTCATCGGGAGCAGGCAGCGCCAGTCCCTGGAATTCGTTTCGCTGTTCCGACGGATGGACCTTCACGGGTTATGCATTCTTCATGAGGATCGCGATGGCATCCTCGATGCAGCGCTCGCCTTCCACCGGGTCGGTGGTATGAAGGACAGAACGTTCAATGGGGCACATTTCCGTTCGGGTTCGGTTTTCAATCATGGGCACCCGCTCCATATAGAACAGGGGGATGCGGCTAAGGCGATTATAGGCGATGGCATTTTCGCTGGTCAGGGGCGTATAGATGGCGTCGATGCCCAACAGCTGGGCCAGCATCAGCGCACCTTTGCCAATGACCCGATCAATGAGGGTAAGCTGATCGCCTTCCTTGCGGGTGAAGCTCATCCGGCGCAGTTCGCGCAGCGGCTTAACGCCCAGGGCATCGGATTCATAAATGATGGTTCCGTGATTCATCAGAATACAGGTTTTGTTTCGCTCGTCCAGCAGGCTCAGATGTTGTTCAAGAAATTTGTGTCTCTCTTCCCGGTATGTCAGTTCCATGGTTTCTCCTAGATCCATTTTTCAGCATAGGTTTGCATTTCGTGGATCACGGGTTCCAGGGCCTTGCCTTTCTCCGTGAGCCGGTATTCGACTTTTATGGGGTATTCGTTCCGGACTTCCCGGATGACCAGACCTAATTGTTCCATTTCCTTGAGACGTTCGGTCAGGAGGCGGGATGAGAGTCCATTGACATTCTCGAGGACCTCACTGAAGCGGCATTCTCCCTCCAGGAGAACCCGAAGGATCAGTCCGGTCCAGCGTTTTCCAAGGAATGTCGCCAGCTTTTCGTATTTTGGACACATATGAAATTCGTTCATTGGGATCACCTTTCTTTGGGATGTGATGTTCGGCGGATGCTTCAAGAATTACCTTAAATAACCTTATAAGAATAAATTACCATAAGAAGGAAGTAATTGCAACGGAGCTCGTCCAGTGATCTGGAGCCGGTCCGGTGATCGGGAGTCCGGCTGTCTAATGGAGCTTGTCTGTTTTGCACGAGTGCTTCTTTAAAGATTGCCCCGATTCATGGCAGCCTGCCTGGAAGACTGGGGAGCCGTTGAAGCCCTTCTGATTGTTCGATCAGCCAGTATTGAGACTGAAACGGATGGTTCTGAATAAGTGGCAAGGATTTCCCTTGATTCAGGGACAAAGTGTTAAAGAGTTTCCTTCGATGCTATAATGAATGGAGATAAACACTGTTCCAAGTGTTAGAAAATTCTGAAATGAGTTGATTCAATGAATGATACAGGCATCGGCCAGCTGACATTCTGTGGCGGCTGAGATTCCAAGATCGGAGCAGGTGCTCTGTCACAGCTGGTTTCTCAACTGCCGGTGAATTATGATCCCAATCTTCTGGTGGGGTATGATTCCAGTGATGATGCAGCAGTCTATAAATTAAATGATGAAACCGCGCTGATCCAGACGCTGGATTTTTTTCCGTCCATGGTCAGCGATCCTTATCTGTTTGGCAAGATTGCCGCGACGAATGCGCTGTCGGATGTCTGGGCCATGGGCGGCCGGGTTCTGACCGCCATGAATATCGTTGCCTTTCCCGAGCGGATGGATCTGGCAGTCCTGGGGGAAATCCTCCGCGGCGGTGCGGAAAAAGTTCAGGAGGCCGGCGGCATCCTGTGCGGCGGGCATTCGATTCATGATACCCCGGCCAAATACGGGCTGTCCGTAACCGGCATCGTCCACCCCGATTCCGTTCTGGCGAACAATGGCGTTCAGGAAGGGGATGTACTGGTCCTGACCAAACCCCTGGGCACCGGTCTGATTTCAACCGCCGCCTCCGTCGGTGAGACCAGCGAGGAGGCCTTCCGGGAAGCAGTTCGTTCCATGACGACGTTAAACCGCTATGCGTCCGAGGTCTTCGTCCCGGCTCGTCCCCATGCCTGCACCGATGTGACGGGTTTTGGCCTGGCCGGTCATCTCCACGAGATGCTCGGAGGCCGCTTCAGTGCGCTTC is a window from the Clostridiaceae bacterium HFYG-1003 genome containing:
- a CDS encoding aldo/keto reductase, which encodes MITSKIESLGVEPSKLGYGCMRFPTLEDRSINEEEAQKLLDTAIAGGVTYIDTAWPYHEERSEEFVGRALQKHDRDSYYLATKLPVWKVEKREDVRYYLEEQLRRLRTDHIDFYLLHALSKERWQSVLQHQMIEELEALKAEGKIRFLGFSFHDEFDVFEEIIRHHAWDFCQIQFNYVDTEIQAGLRGLELAESLGIPVIVMEPVKGGSLAKLPAAMEAFFRTLRPKDSVASWAFRFVGSHPNVKIILSGMTTMEQLEDNLNTFRTFQPLDEAEKAAIVNVTREYKARLNNQCTACGYCMPCPFGLKIPANFRIWNTGAVYEDFEGAKARYFELSEEERASHCQACGACEPQCPQGIEIIEDMKKVAALFEGTPQ
- a CDS encoding GNAT family N-acetyltransferase produces the protein MRIEQGEVVIRSATVDDAAQLNSWWNDGIVMAHAGFPNGLGESLDDTICNIRQWEGKLSQLCLIEIQGKPAGELSYRVKDDGTVWPGWKICVSDYQNQGYGTKIILMLFDFLFSDKTINSRFPIEKIIWDTDFENKRAQTVYENKIKARKIGIRENAWKDQSGTWRSAVDYEISRDDFIALHRERV
- a CDS encoding DUF1893 domain-containing protein is translated as MELTYREERHKFLEQHLSLLDERNKTCILMNHGTIIYESDALGVKPLRELRRMSFTRKEGDQLTLIDRVIGKGALMLAQLLGIDAIYTPLTSENAIAYNRLSRIPLFYMERVPMIENRTRTEMCPIERSVLHTTDPVEGERCIEDAIAILMKNA
- a CDS encoding helix-turn-helix transcriptional regulator; the encoded protein is MNEFHMCPKYEKLATFLGKRWTGLILRVLLEGECRFSEVLENVNGLSSRLLTERLKEMEQLGLVIREVRNEYPIKVEYRLTEKGKALEPVIHEMQTYAEKWI
- the selD gene encoding selenide, water dikinase SelD, with the protein product MNDTGIGQLTFCGGUDSKIGAGALSQLVSQLPVNYDPNLLVGYDSSDDAAVYKLNDETALIQTLDFFPSMVSDPYLFGKIAATNALSDVWAMGGRVLTAMNIVAFPERMDLAVLGEILRGGAEKVQEAGGILCGGHSIHDTPAKYGLSVTGIVHPDSVLANNGVQEGDVLVLTKPLGTGLISTAASVGETSEEAFREAVRSMTTLNRYASEVFVPARPHACTDVTGFGLAGHLHEMLGGRFSALLDRSALPVLPDAARCASEFLTTAGAQKNRNFMTEFMTFEPADFATEELLFDPQTSGGLLYSMTEAAWESIRTKTAGLPFEPAVIGRVIPRSQDPQREIVVR